Proteins from one Nyctibius grandis isolate bNycGra1 chromosome 2, bNycGra1.pri, whole genome shotgun sequence genomic window:
- the SOWAHC gene encoding LOW QUALITY PROTEIN: ankyrin repeat domain-containing protein SOWAHC (The sequence of the model RefSeq protein was modified relative to this genomic sequence to represent the inferred CDS: deleted 1 base in 1 codon) has product MAEPAELRQESVVRFLAARGGRARNTELLEHFRDWLSPAAPGRRAAARHRFKELVNAVATVRQEPGTGVKYVHLRRRYCAPEPAADLTPGEEAPVGYSAARQSPPPSPRAGAEEAPPLGEDAGSRPQPAGQRSEPPRPSPAAGRGQRKGSRRGPLPGSGGGGEEAAVAAGPGRPPPAEEAGAVEGAPGAARRGGGRRSLREAARGCSPQLKRGALPGGGRGRGGDSDNASVASSSAEEEGSTTGAVALDPLEHAWMLSASDGRWENLEELLSCEPALLCKRDFITGFTVLHWAAKHGRQELLATLVNFAQRHQLPVDINARTSGGHTALHIAAMHGHAEVVKLLVGAYDADVDIRDYSGRKAAQYLHQGTSGDMRSLVGALEEEEEEGATSNGSGRWRLSKVLPSNLMSYRLSHHHHHHGTGEEAEGTEGAAVPGKGKEMTRKASGSGRMKPRLNKIRFRTQIIHNTPSFRGDTEEEEHEEKSLKASFKLRPKSNVFG; this is encoded by the exons ATGGCGGAGCCGGCGGAGCTGCGGCAGGAGTCGGTGGTGCGGTTCctggcggcgcggggcgggcgggcgcgcaACACGGAGCTGCTGGAGCATTTCCGGGACTGGCTCAGCCCCGCGGCGCCCGGCCGCCGCGCCGCTGCCCGCCACCGCTTCAAGGAGCTGGTCAACGCTGTGGCCACCGTGCGCCAGGAGCCCGGCACCGGCGTCAAGTACGTGCACCTCCGCCGCCGGTACTGTGCCCCGGAGCCCGCCGCCGACCTGACCCCCGGGGAGGAGGCGCCGGTGGGTTATAGCGCGGCTCGGCAGAgcccgccgccctccccgcgGGCGGGCGCTGAGGAGGCGCCGCCGCTGGGCGAGGATGCTGGCAGCCGCCCTCAGCCCGCGGGGCAGCGGAGCGAGCCGCCCCGGCCGAGCCCGGCGGCGGGCAGAGGCCAACGGAAGGGCTCCCGGCGGGGGCCGCTGCCCGGGAGCGGCGGAGGCGGCGAGGAGGCTGCGGTAGCGGCGGGCCCGGGGCGGCCTCCGCCAGCGGAGGAGGCGGGGGCGGTGGAGGGtgccccgggggcggcg cgcagGGGGGGCGGCCGCAGGAGCCTGCGGgaggcggcgcggggctgcTCGCCCCAGCTGAAGCGCGGCGCCCTCCCGggggggggccgcggccgcggcggcgactctgataACGCCTCGGTGGCCTCGTCCTCCGCCGAGGAGGAGGGGAGCACCACCGGCGCCGTGGCCCTGGACCCCCTGGAGCACGCCTGGATGCTGTCGGCCTCGGACGGGCGGTGGGAAAacctggaggagctgctgagctgcGAGCCGGCGCTGCTCTGCAAGCGGGACTTCATCACCGGCTTCACGGTGCTGCATTGGGCCGCCAAGCACGGgcggcaggagctgctggccaCGCTGGTCAACTTTGCCCAGCGGCACCAGCTGCCCGTGGACATCAACGCCCGCACCAGCGGCGGGCACACCGCGCTGCACATCGCCGCCATGCACGGCCACGCCGAGGTGGTGAAGCTGCTTGTAGGAGCCTACGACGCCGACGTGGACATCCGTGACTACAGCGGGCGCAAGGCTGCGCAATACCTGCACCAGGGCACCTCGGGGGATATGCGGAGCCTCGTGGGGgccctggaggaggaggaggaagaaggagccACCAGCAATGGGAGCGGGCGCTGGAGGCTCTCCAAGGTGTTGCCCTCCAATCTCATGAGCTACCGgctctcccaccaccaccaccatcacgGCACCGGGGAGGAAGCTGAGGGCACCGAAGGGGCAGCGGTGCCAGGCAAGGGCAAGGAGATGACCAGGAAAGCCTCTGGCAGCGGGCGGATGAAGCCTCGGCTTAATAAGATCCGCTTCAGGACTCAGATCATCCACAACACGCCCTCCTTTCGTGGTGAcactgaggaggaagagcaCGAGGAGAAATCCCTGAAAGCGTCGTTCAAGCTCAGGCCCAAGTCCAATGTCTTTGGATAA